The following coding sequences are from one Zalophus californianus isolate mZalCal1 chromosome 5, mZalCal1.pri.v2, whole genome shotgun sequence window:
- the LOC113915766 gene encoding malate dehydrogenase, mitochondrial-like, protein MFSALARPAGAVLRRSFSTSAQNNAKVAVLGASGEIGQPLALLLKNSPLVSRLTLYDIAHTPGVAADLSHIETRATVKGYLGPEQLPDCLKGCDVVVIPAGVPRKPGMTRDDLFNTNASIVATLSAACAQHCPEAMICVISNPVNSTIPIATEVFKKHGVYNSNKIFGVTTLDIVRANTFIAELKGLDPARVNVPVIGGHAGKTIIPLISQCAPKVDLPQDQLTAITGRIQEAGTEVVKAKAGAGSATLSMAYAGARFVFSLVDAMNGKEGVVECSFVKSQEAECAYFSTPLMLGKKGIEKNLGIGKISSFEEKMIAEAIPELKASIKKGEEFVKNMK, encoded by the coding sequence ATGTTCTCCGCCCTCGCCCGCCCTGCCGGCGCCGTTCTCCGCCGCAGCTTCAGCACCTCGGCCCAGAACAATGCGAAAGTAGCAGTGCTAGGGGCTTCCGGAGAAATCGGGCAGCCTCTTGCGCTTCTCCTCAAGAACAGTCCCTTGGTGAGCCGCCTGACCCTCTACGATATTGCTCATACGCCCGGAGTGGCCGCCGATCTGAGCCACATCGAGACCAGAGCAACCGTGAAAGGCTACCTCGGACCTGAGCAGCTGCCGGATTGCCTGAAAGGCTGCGATGTGGTGGTTATTCCAGCAGGAGTCCCGAGAAAACCAGGCATGACCCGGGATGACCTGTTCAACACCAATGCCTCCATTGTGGCCACCCTGTCTGCTGCCTGCGCCCAGCACTGCCCCGAGGCCATGATCTGCGTCATTTCCAATCCGGTGAACTCCACCATCCCAATCGCAACGGAAGTTTTCAAGAAACACGGAGTCTACAACTCCAATAAAATCTTCGGGGTGACGACCCTGGACATTGTCAGAGCCAACACTTTCATTGCGGAACTGAAGGGTTTGGATCCTGCTCGGGTCAATGTTCCTGTCATTGGCGGCCATGCTGGGAAGACCATCATCCCCCTGATCTCCCAGTGCGCTCCCAAGGTGGACCTTCCCCAGGACCAGCTAACAGCCATCACTGGGCGGATCCAGGAGGCCGGCACAGAGGTGGTGAAGGCCAAAGCTGGAGCAGGCTCAGCCACCCTGTCCATGGCGTACGCCGGAGCCCGGTTTGTCTTCTCCCTTGTGGATGCGATGAACGGAAAGGAAGGAGTTGTGGAGTGTTCCTTCGTTAAGTCCCAAGAAGCAGAGTGTGCCTATTTCTCCACCCCGTTAATGCTGGGGAAAAAGGGCATTGAGAAGAATCTAGGCATCGGCAAGATCTCCTCTTTCGAAGAGAAGATGATCGCGGAAGCCATCCCCGAGCTGAAGGCCTCCATCAAGAAGGGAGAGGAGTTTGTGAAGAACATGAAATGA